In one Myripristis murdjan chromosome 5, fMyrMur1.1, whole genome shotgun sequence genomic region, the following are encoded:
- the LOC115359480 gene encoding PAK4-inhibitor inka1-like, which produces MLCLRDSGDCLREQMQYMMRSLQDLKQLRKSCSATKQPPAAVTTPVSALTRHSAVAHACQQRALQRELHTRLRISDASTASTYDSACCLASPLEEDDDTSSRLGLSFRLGLISPSSEKSLEFDSGYSEASWQDEGVVLRRTRNVRVSSSACLRTNRASSGRVRPKSTSDACLERWTSFEVSDPEDWTNSLLTRGRNRQPLVLGDNSFADLIQNWMDLPDCPEATELKPSSGRRLARGFFVNMRRKLAGISKSVEGRVRMRSTDSSRVNRTANAPKRLSCPVGAQQPRVPFFHQSHSGLNELDTDFYQFAALMKSGSRQPIICKDIIGYI; this is translated from the exons atg CTCTGTCTTCGTGACTCCGGGGACTGCTTACGCGAGCAGATGCAATACATGATGAGGTCACTGCAGGACCTGAAGCAGCTACGGAAATCCTGCTCTGCAACCAAACAGccccctgctgctgtcactaCCCCGGTCTCTGCCCTGACCCGCCACTCTGCTGTGGCTCATGCTTGTCAACAGAGAGCACTGCAACGAGAACTCCACACACGGCTGCGGATCTCAGATGCCAGCACGGCCAGCACCTACGACTCTGCCTGCTGTCTGGCCAGCCCCCTGGAAGAGGACGATGACACAAGCAGTCGGCTGGGCCTCAGCTTCAGACTGGGCCTCATCTCTCCCAGCAGTGAGAAGAGCCTGGAGTTCGACTCGGGCTACTCTGAGGCTTCATGGCAGGATGAAGGAGTGGTTCTCAGGAGGACAAGGAATGTGCGGGTGTCCTCTTCCGCCTGCCTCCGCACAAACCGGGCTTCTAGTGGACGCGTTAGACCCAAATCCACCTCTGATGCTTGCCTAGAGCGGTGGACATCATTTGAGGTTAGCGATCCAGAGGATTGGACAAATTCCTTGTTGACCAGGGGACGAAACCGCCAGCCTCTGGTGCTGGGAGACAACAGCTTTGCTGACCTCATACAGAATTGGATGGACCTTCCAGATTGCCCTGAAGCCACTGAACTGAAGCCTAGTTCTGGGCGCAGACTGGCTAGAGGCTTCTTTGTCAACATGAGAAGGAAACTGGCTGGGATATCCAAGAGCGTAGAGGGCAGAGTGAGGATGAGGTCCACAGACTCTTCTCGTGTTAACAGGACTGCCAATGCTCCCAAACGCCTATCCTGTCCAGTTGGGGCACAACAGCCCAGAGTGCCATTTTTCCATCAGTCCCACTCTGGCCTCAATGAACTGGACACAGACTTCTACCAGTTTGCAGCTCTCATGAAATCAGGCAGCCGGCAGCCCATAATCTGCAAAGATATCATTGGATACATATGA